In Planifilum fulgidum, the following proteins share a genomic window:
- a CDS encoding dipicolinate synthase subunit B: MNFEGKTIGFAMTGSHCTHDEVLPQMKRLVQLGAKVIPILSYTVANVDSRFGKAEEWIAKIREITSEPMITTVPEAEPIGPKKLLDCLVIAPCTGNTLARLANALTDGPVLMAAKAQMRNHRPVVVAISTNDALGLNAVNLARLLPARDIYFVPFGQDNPEKKPNSMVARMELIPETCAAAMEGKQLQPLIVEKYRYLTS, translated from the coding sequence ATGAATTTCGAGGGAAAAACTATCGGCTTTGCGATGACGGGTTCCCATTGCACCCATGACGAGGTTTTGCCGCAGATGAAGCGTCTGGTACAGCTCGGCGCCAAGGTGATTCCCATCCTTTCGTACACGGTGGCCAACGTGGACAGCCGTTTTGGGAAGGCCGAGGAGTGGATTGCCAAGATCCGGGAGATCACTTCCGAGCCGATGATCACGACCGTTCCGGAAGCGGAGCCGATCGGCCCGAAAAAGTTGCTGGATTGTCTGGTGATCGCCCCCTGCACCGGAAACACCCTGGCCCGCTTGGCCAATGCCTTGACCGACGGTCCCGTCCTCATGGCGGCCAAAGCCCAAATGCGGAATCACCGTCCCGTGGTGGTGGCGATCTCCACCAACGATGCCCTCGGCCTCAATGCGGTCAACCTGGCCCGCCTTCTGCCGGCGAGGGACATCTACTTCGTTCCCTTCGGCCAGGACAATCCCGAAAAGAAGCCCAACTCCATGGTCGCCCGCATGGAATTGATTCCGGAAACCTGCGCCGCGGCAATGGAGGGAAAACAGCTGCAACCGTTAATAGTTGAAAAATATCGCTACTTGACTTCATAA